From Pelotomaculum schinkii, the proteins below share one genomic window:
- a CDS encoding zinc ribbon domain-containing protein, with amino-acid sequence MNCPNCQKSLQEDAKFCPHCGTATTKNPHCPSCGKQADPTWVFCPGCGASLKGRPNQNIPAQPPQHYPQNTNQPQYSHGHHYGSSSHKRRHRRGFLGNLFSS; translated from the coding sequence ATGAATTGCCCTAATTGTCAGAAATCCCTGCAGGAAGATGCTAAATTCTGTCCTCACTGTGGCACGGCAACAACAAAAAATCCGCACTGTCCCTCATGCGGAAAACAGGCTGATCCCACCTGGGTTTTCTGTCCCGGTTGCGGCGCTTCATTAAAAGGCAGGCCAAACCAAAATATTCCGGCACAGCCTCCGCAGCATTATCCGCAAAATACCAACCAGCCTCAATATTCACACGGCCATCACTATGGCAGCAGTTCACACAAACGTCGTCACCGCAGGGGTTTTCTGGGTAATCTCTTTTCTTCCTGA
- a CDS encoding glycine betaine ABC transporter substrate-binding protein, producing the protein MKRALKLIVLLAVAVLLAGIVTGCGQKASQQDQGAKGQVELGYVQWDSEIASTNVVKKVLEDLGYEVKITAVDAAAMWLGVGEGNFDGIVAAWLPSTHKDYYANVKDKIEDLGPNLEGAKIGLVVPAYVTINSIEELNSVKDKFAGKITGIEPGAGIMIATETAIKDYDLNYELQSSSSAGMVAALKKAEDNKDWIVVTGWTPHWKFAKWDLKYLEDPKNIYGGEEYINTIVRKGLQKDKPEVYAVLDKFHWEASDMGAVMLDIENGMKPEEAAAKWVEANQDKVKEWTGK; encoded by the coding sequence ATGAAGAGGGCATTGAAGTTGATTGTTTTGCTGGCTGTAGCAGTGTTGTTGGCCGGGATAGTAACCGGTTGCGGGCAGAAGGCGTCACAGCAAGACCAAGGCGCAAAGGGTCAGGTAGAACTTGGCTACGTTCAGTGGGATTCTGAGATCGCAAGCACCAATGTCGTGAAAAAAGTATTGGAAGATTTGGGCTATGAAGTAAAAATTACTGCAGTTGATGCTGCTGCCATGTGGCTTGGCGTGGGGGAAGGCAATTTTGACGGCATCGTTGCAGCATGGTTGCCGTCTACTCACAAGGATTATTATGCAAACGTAAAAGACAAGATCGAAGACCTGGGGCCCAATTTAGAGGGGGCCAAGATTGGGCTGGTGGTACCGGCATATGTGACGATTAATTCTATTGAGGAATTAAATAGTGTAAAGGACAAATTTGCAGGTAAAATAACCGGTATTGAGCCGGGTGCCGGTATTATGATAGCTACGGAAACGGCGATTAAGGATTATGACCTGAACTATGAATTACAAAGCAGCAGCAGTGCCGGCATGGTAGCCGCACTGAAAAAGGCTGAGGATAATAAGGATTGGATTGTAGTTACCGGCTGGACGCCCCATTGGAAGTTTGCCAAGTGGGATCTGAAATATTTGGAGGATCCCAAGAATATTTACGGTGGGGAAGAATATATCAACACTATTGTGCGCAAGGGCTTGCAAAAGGATAAACCTGAAGTGTATGCAGTGCTGGACAAATTTCATTGGGAGGCATCCGACATGGGAGCCGTGATGCTGGACATTGAAAACGGTATGAAGCCTGAAGAGGCTGCTGCCAAGTGGGTCGAAGCAAACCAGGACAAAGTAAAAGAGTGGACTGGAAAATAA
- a CDS encoding ABC transporter permease has protein sequence MVVLPKIPIGLWVEILVQWAQDNLGVVFDLVTLVIEKIVTVIEHAILSVHPILVVILVFALVWFISNWKTALGTAVGLYLIYNMELWRPSVETLALVLVATVLALIMGVPLGILTTRSNLAHRITMPILDLMQTMPSFVYLIPAVLFFGLGQVPGLIATVVFAMPPCIRLTGLGIRQVPLELVEAATAFGSTEWQKLIKVQIPLALPTIMAGINQCIMLSLSMVVIAAMIGAGGLGSEVLAGISRLDIAKGFEGGLAIVIMAMILDRITQSYGEKRKIKS, from the coding sequence ATGGTAGTGTTACCTAAAATCCCGATCGGTTTGTGGGTAGAGATACTCGTACAATGGGCGCAGGATAATTTGGGTGTGGTTTTTGATTTAGTAACGCTGGTGATCGAAAAAATTGTTACCGTTATTGAACATGCCATATTAAGCGTACACCCGATATTGGTTGTGATCCTGGTTTTTGCACTGGTTTGGTTTATATCCAACTGGAAGACAGCTTTGGGTACTGCGGTTGGCCTTTACTTGATCTATAATATGGAATTATGGAGACCTTCAGTAGAAACACTGGCTCTGGTCCTTGTAGCTACCGTTCTGGCCCTGATAATGGGTGTACCATTAGGCATCCTGACCACCCGCAGCAATTTGGCGCACAGAATAACGATGCCTATACTGGATTTAATGCAGACTATGCCGTCTTTTGTGTATCTAATCCCGGCGGTACTTTTCTTCGGTTTGGGCCAGGTGCCCGGTCTGATTGCTACGGTGGTGTTCGCCATGCCGCCTTGTATTCGGCTTACCGGACTGGGTATCAGGCAAGTGCCGTTGGAATTGGTTGAGGCTGCAACAGCCTTTGGTTCCACGGAATGGCAAAAGCTTATCAAGGTACAGATACCTCTGGCATTACCCACTATTATGGCAGGTATCAACCAATGCATCATGCTTTCCCTTTCCATGGTGGTTATTGCCGCTATGATTGGAGCCGGCGGCCTGGGCTCTGAAGTGCTGGCCGGTATCTCACGGCTTGATATCGCTAAAGGCTTTGAAGGGGGGTTGGCCATTGTGATCATGGCCATGATCCTTGACCGGATTACCCAAAGTTATGGCGAAAAGAGGAAGATAAAATCGTAG
- a CDS encoding quaternary amine ABC transporter ATP-binding protein, translating to MSQIIVKDLVKIFGDHPEEALKMLQEGCSKSEIMGKTRQTVGVFDINFHVNKGEVFVLMGLSGSGKSTLLRCLNRLIEPTSGTIDIDGQDLTKAKPEVLREIRRKKISMVFQRFGLFPHRTVLNNVAYGLEIQGVSLEKRREKAAQMLEVVGLKGWEDSMPTQLSGGMQQRVGLARALVNDPDILLMDEAFSALDPLIRKEMQEELLSLQNSLNKTIIFVTHDLDEALRIGDRIALMNDGAIVQTGTAEEILTNPANDYVEKFVADVDRSKVLTAEGVMKAPVPVVSLKDGPRVALRLMKEHGISSIFVVSRDRKLIGIVLVEDLVQLVKEQKENFMDIIYKDIPKVNMDTPIIEIIPIIADSRFPVAVTREDNKLMGILVKGSVLAGMVRKGGMNGSVT from the coding sequence ATGAGTCAAATCATAGTCAAAGACCTGGTGAAAATATTTGGCGACCATCCAGAAGAGGCACTTAAAATGCTCCAGGAGGGTTGCAGTAAAAGTGAGATTATGGGAAAGACCCGTCAGACAGTCGGAGTTTTCGATATAAACTTCCATGTGAATAAAGGTGAGGTCTTCGTCCTCATGGGACTGTCGGGCAGTGGGAAATCAACTTTGTTGAGGTGTCTAAATCGCCTCATTGAACCTACCAGTGGGACCATTGACATAGACGGTCAGGACTTAACCAAAGCTAAACCGGAAGTGCTGCGAGAAATACGCAGGAAGAAAATAAGCATGGTATTCCAGCGTTTCGGCTTATTTCCCCATCGCACAGTATTGAATAACGTGGCTTACGGTCTTGAAATCCAGGGAGTTTCCCTGGAAAAGCGCCGGGAAAAGGCAGCGCAAATGCTGGAGGTGGTGGGCTTGAAAGGCTGGGAAGACAGTATGCCTACGCAGCTCAGTGGAGGTATGCAGCAGCGGGTAGGACTGGCCAGGGCGCTTGTCAACGACCCGGATATTCTCCTCATGGACGAGGCCTTCAGCGCCCTGGACCCGCTCATCCGCAAAGAGATGCAAGAAGAGCTGCTATCATTGCAAAACTCCCTGAACAAGACGATTATCTTTGTTACCCACGACCTTGATGAAGCACTGAGAATCGGTGACCGCATTGCTCTAATGAATGACGGAGCGATAGTACAAACTGGGACAGCTGAAGAAATTCTTACCAATCCGGCCAATGATTATGTAGAAAAGTTTGTCGCAGACGTGGATCGATCCAAGGTGCTGACGGCTGAGGGTGTCATGAAAGCCCCGGTTCCTGTCGTATCTTTGAAGGACGGTCCACGTGTTGCTTTACGACTTATGAAAGAGCATGGCATATCCAGTATTTTTGTAGTGTCCAGAGACCGAAAGCTTATCGGGATTGTTCTTGTCGAAGACTTGGTACAGTTAGTAAAAGAACAAAAAGAAAATTTCATGGACATTATTTATAAAGATATCCCGAAAGTGAATATGGATACGCCGATTATTGAGATTATTCCGATCATCGCCGATTCCAGGTTCCCCGTGGCAGTAACCCGTGAAGACAATAAACTAATGGGGATTTTGGTTAAGGGCTCGGTGCTGGCAGGAATGGTCAGGAAAGGAGGGATGAATGGTAGTGTTACCTAA
- a CDS encoding ATP-dependent DNA helicase, producing MCAIFRPKAPFEYHSKDEFPARLAGWIGHVFYDVLPDHGYEIREEQIFTAFQLADAVCRRKVHFAEAGLGTGKTFAYLLTAISYARFTGKPVVIACASTALQEQLVGSGGDIETLSRLLNLDLDVRMAKDPRQYICDERVNRLVNQPLGQPGRALEEVVRWAEVTKRGERSEMPQVSDRVWAQIAWDETESCEVCSSRGFCKLVKAREHYRPARDLIVCDHGIFFEDLWTRDERIADGKLPLLPDYAAVILDEGHKVMLPAAMRAGQQVVKEDIDSMLSLLEQIQGARTSLVSITFAMRSATAKFFKTLYEAASQDEGTDRLAVQVGDELLEAAGALRRALDVLYVELQYEQELHLESLSTAQLQAFEARIERTTAALARFYRNRGQEAIVWVDRVDRSFWVVPRDLSRLLRTRLFAKKIPVVFSSATLSAGGDFSYFARTLGLEEPSGSSVDSSFDFEKQVLIYLPRRLPPGDEATWFPLALKRLVSLLKLSGGRALVLTSAPSDVRKLRKGLKEYQLPFELLWEDRAERGYLVRRFREEVSSVLVGSGFWEGIDVPGAALSLLVVWRLPFPPRDPLIEARRHEAIEKGLNPLTAVDYPEMGLRLKQGCGRLIRKSDDRGVIAVLEPVQGTPWEQVVREALPAGAGVVGRLSDLCGFLKK from the coding sequence TTGTGCGCTATTTTCAGACCCAAAGCGCCTTTTGAGTACCACAGCAAAGATGAATTTCCGGCCAGGCTTGCCGGGTGGATCGGACATGTGTTCTACGATGTCCTGCCGGACCATGGCTATGAAATCCGTGAGGAACAAATCTTCACGGCTTTTCAGCTTGCCGACGCTGTGTGCAGGCGGAAGGTACACTTCGCGGAGGCCGGACTCGGTACCGGCAAGACTTTTGCCTACTTGCTGACGGCCATATCCTACGCCCGCTTTACCGGCAAGCCTGTGGTGATTGCATGCGCTTCAACGGCGCTCCAGGAACAGCTTGTCGGGTCCGGAGGAGATATCGAAACGCTGTCGCGCCTGCTCAACTTGGACCTTGATGTCCGCATGGCAAAGGATCCGCGCCAGTATATCTGTGATGAAAGAGTTAACCGGCTTGTAAACCAGCCCCTGGGACAACCAGGCAGAGCGCTTGAAGAAGTTGTGCGCTGGGCCGAGGTGACCAAGCGGGGTGAACGCTCCGAGATGCCGCAAGTATCCGACCGGGTGTGGGCGCAAATCGCCTGGGACGAGACCGAGTCTTGCGAGGTATGTTCTTCACGGGGCTTTTGCAAGCTTGTCAAGGCAAGAGAGCATTACCGGCCGGCCCGGGATCTGATCGTCTGTGACCACGGCATATTTTTTGAAGATCTGTGGACGCGTGACGAACGAATCGCTGACGGTAAGCTGCCTCTCCTGCCAGACTATGCAGCGGTAATTCTTGACGAAGGGCACAAAGTGATGCTTCCGGCAGCGATGAGGGCCGGCCAGCAGGTGGTCAAGGAGGACATCGACAGCATGCTTTCCCTGCTCGAGCAAATCCAGGGAGCCAGGACCTCCCTGGTTTCCATTACTTTTGCCATGAGAAGCGCCACCGCCAAGTTCTTCAAGACGCTTTACGAGGCGGCGAGCCAGGATGAGGGAACGGACAGGCTTGCCGTCCAGGTAGGCGATGAGTTGCTTGAAGCGGCCGGCGCCTTGCGGCGGGCTCTGGATGTCTTATACGTAGAGTTGCAGTACGAACAGGAGCTGCACCTCGAGTCACTATCCACCGCTCAGCTGCAGGCGTTTGAAGCCAGAATTGAGCGGACGACGGCGGCGCTTGCCAGATTTTACCGTAATAGGGGTCAAGAGGCCATCGTCTGGGTTGACCGGGTGGACAGGAGCTTCTGGGTTGTGCCCAGGGACTTAAGCAGGCTGTTAAGGACACGCCTCTTTGCAAAAAAAATTCCTGTAGTGTTTTCCTCCGCAACCTTAAGCGCCGGAGGCGATTTCAGTTACTTCGCGCGCACTCTTGGTTTAGAGGAGCCGTCGGGCTCGTCTGTAGATAGTTCCTTCGATTTTGAGAAGCAAGTTTTGATTTATCTGCCCCGGCGCTTGCCTCCAGGTGACGAAGCAACCTGGTTTCCCCTGGCCTTGAAACGGCTGGTTTCACTGCTCAAGCTTTCTGGAGGGCGGGCATTGGTGCTTACCAGCGCTCCATCCGATGTGCGAAAGCTTCGCAAGGGCCTCAAGGAGTACCAGCTACCCTTTGAGTTGCTATGGGAGGATCGCGCCGAACGGGGATATCTGGTCCGCAGGTTTCGCGAGGAAGTCTCATCGGTGCTCGTCGGCTCAGGGTTCTGGGAGGGAATTGACGTGCCTGGCGCCGCACTGTCTCTCCTTGTGGTCTGGCGACTGCCTTTTCCGCCAAGGGACCCGTTGATCGAAGCAAGGCGTCACGAGGCGATAGAAAAAGGGCTCAATCCGCTGACTGCGGTGGACTATCCGGAAATGGGCCTGAGATTGAAGCAGGGTTGCGGCAGGCTGATCCGGAAATCGGATGACCGGGGTGTGATCGCCGTTCTGGAGCCGGTACAGGGGACGCCTTGGGAACAGGTCGTACGGGAAGCGCTGCCGGCGGGAGCCGGAGTGGTTGGCAGACTGAGCGATCTTTGCGGCTTTCTTAAAAAATGA
- a CDS encoding GtrA family protein, with product MFANKHRAARFLRFCTVGLGNTAIDFTAFFLLTLGGIPYLLAQALAYVAGIVNSYFLNRRWTFRVVRKANALEAGSFIIVNGLSLLVSLGLLAVLHDENQLSLWLSKFIATGGGLVVNYIGNRLWVFSENRKASGEIS from the coding sequence GTGTTCGCAAACAAGCATAGAGCTGCCCGGTTCTTGCGTTTTTGCACGGTAGGGTTAGGAAATACGGCTATAGATTTTACCGCCTTTTTTCTTCTGACTTTAGGCGGGATTCCATATCTACTGGCCCAGGCGCTGGCTTATGTGGCCGGTATTGTGAATAGTTATTTTCTCAATCGAAGGTGGACCTTCCGGGTTGTAAGGAAAGCTAACGCCTTGGAGGCCGGGAGTTTTATCATCGTGAACGGGCTGTCCTTGCTGGTGTCACTCGGCCTGCTGGCCGTTTTGCATGATGAAAATCAGTTGAGTCTTTGGCTTAGCAAGTTTATAGCAACAGGGGGCGGCCTGGTTGTCAATTATATAGGAAACCGGCTTTGGGTATTTTCAGAAAACCGGAAAGCAAGTGGTGAAATTTCTTGA
- a CDS encoding glycosyltransferase family 2 protein: MTRNVCYSIIIPVFNEEAVVHETYRRLTRVMQVIGEPYELLFVNDGSRDRTAEIIEGLAESDNCVKLLDFSRNFGHQIAITAGMDYACGDAIVIIDADLQDPPELIPQMIDKWREGYDIVYAQRSKRKGETLFKKWTAALFYRTLRVLTEVDIPLDTGDFRLIDRKVCDAMRSIREKNRFVRGLVSWVGFRSAAVEYVREERFAGETKYPLKKMLRFSMDGITSFSYKPLKLATYLGFIISLASFIYLMISLGQRLFTNNTVAGWSSLIACLLLLNGVILIILGILGEYVGRIYDETKNRPLYILRNQEKADSSKLKGVTWRVRKQA; this comes from the coding sequence ATGACAAGAAACGTTTGCTATTCCATAATCATACCGGTCTTTAACGAAGAGGCCGTTGTACATGAAACCTACCGCAGGCTGACACGAGTCATGCAGGTAATCGGCGAGCCGTATGAATTGCTGTTTGTCAACGACGGCAGCCGGGACCGGACGGCAGAAATTATAGAAGGCCTGGCTGAATCGGACAATTGTGTTAAGCTCTTAGATTTCTCTCGTAATTTCGGGCATCAAATAGCGATCACCGCTGGCATGGATTATGCCTGCGGGGACGCCATTGTGATTATCGACGCCGATTTGCAGGATCCGCCCGAGCTAATCCCGCAAATGATTGACAAATGGCGGGAAGGCTATGATATCGTCTACGCGCAACGTTCAAAACGTAAAGGGGAGACACTGTTCAAAAAATGGACCGCGGCTTTGTTCTATCGTACTCTGCGCGTGCTGACAGAAGTGGATATTCCGCTTGATACCGGCGACTTTCGCCTGATTGACCGGAAAGTGTGCGACGCCATGCGCAGCATTCGGGAGAAAAATCGATTTGTGCGCGGGCTGGTCAGTTGGGTGGGTTTTCGTTCTGCAGCCGTTGAGTATGTCCGGGAAGAACGATTTGCCGGAGAGACCAAATACCCGCTGAAGAAAATGCTTCGCTTCTCGATGGACGGGATCACTTCTTTTTCTTATAAACCGTTGAAGTTGGCCACATATCTAGGTTTTATAATTTCGCTGGCAAGTTTTATCTACCTGATGATCTCTTTGGGCCAAAGATTATTTACGAACAACACGGTCGCCGGATGGTCATCGTTAATAGCCTGCCTGCTGTTGCTCAACGGTGTAATCCTGATCATTTTGGGGATCCTCGGGGAGTATGTCGGCAGAATCTATGATGAAACCAAAAACCGCCCGCTGTATATTCTTCGGAATCAGGAAAAAGCTGATAGTTCAAAGCTTAAGGGAGTGACCTGGCGTGTTCGCAAACAAGCATAG
- a CDS encoding glycosyltransferase family 39 protein: MRLEQGRSLDWLLIGIALLAAFLNIFNIWQEQYANAYYTAAVTSMLQNWHNFFYASLDPAGYVTVDKPPVTFWVQTVFAYVFGVHGWSVILPQALAGVGSVLLMYILVKPTFGQTAARLASLIIACTPIAVAVSRTNNIDSLLVFTLLVAAWMLFRGIRNQKLPWLLGAFAMIGVGFNMKMLQAYMVVPAFYLLYLFAFKGAWKKKLAILAAATVVLVGVSVSYAVAVELVPQENRPYIGGSKTNSVLELAFGYNGIQRLKGMSRGGMGPGGAAPEQGQRQQDGGTKPDRQQMQQDENNTSSQQQVQQAPQDGNSAPGGQQMPQKGNNMSNQQPPQDGSNMPNGQPRQAGNNGPQGYDPEGKGNGRPGQMPEGGGGMFGTGQAGPLRLFQSALSGQISWLLPFVAFACTGLLAGLRRRRELTDKEKETLFWLAWLIPGMVFFSVAGFFHHYYMIMLAPPIAALAGGGWVELWNHYRDRAGWKKWLLPAGILVTTAFELYILQPYQKQIGAGWSIGIGAAGLGLALVLVLVSKKQKLTAMAGMLVLLVAPLYWSATPLLYGDNSHLPQAGPSQQGFGQRQGNGGRQGLSVNDKLLEYVTRNNTGETILFATTEASTAESYIIETGKAVIAMGGYSGSDPILTVEKLQQMVANKEVKYFLIPSGSGSGGRGGSNEVMEWIRANSTEVPGEDWQTGSSQSSGPMGRGNENVLYEVTL, translated from the coding sequence ATGAGACTGGAACAAGGCCGAAGCTTAGACTGGCTCCTGATAGGCATTGCCTTGCTAGCCGCTTTCTTAAATATTTTCAACATCTGGCAGGAGCAGTACGCCAATGCCTATTACACTGCGGCCGTAACCAGTATGCTGCAAAACTGGCACAATTTTTTCTACGCTTCTCTTGATCCGGCCGGGTACGTTACGGTGGATAAACCACCGGTCACGTTTTGGGTCCAGACAGTATTCGCCTATGTCTTTGGGGTGCATGGTTGGAGCGTAATTCTCCCGCAGGCTTTGGCCGGTGTCGGCTCCGTTTTGCTGATGTATATTTTGGTCAAACCGACCTTCGGTCAAACGGCTGCCCGGCTCGCGAGCTTGATTATAGCCTGTACCCCGATTGCCGTCGCGGTGAGCCGTACTAATAATATAGACAGTTTATTGGTATTTACGCTCCTTGTCGCTGCCTGGATGTTGTTCCGGGGGATTCGCAATCAGAAACTGCCCTGGTTGCTTGGAGCCTTTGCCATGATTGGTGTCGGCTTTAATATGAAAATGCTGCAAGCTTACATGGTCGTACCGGCTTTTTACTTATTGTACCTGTTTGCATTCAAGGGCGCCTGGAAAAAGAAACTGGCTATCCTTGCGGCGGCAACAGTTGTCCTGGTCGGAGTGTCCGTGTCCTATGCTGTTGCCGTAGAGCTTGTCCCTCAAGAAAACCGCCCATATATCGGAGGCAGCAAAACGAATTCCGTATTGGAGCTGGCCTTCGGCTATAACGGGATCCAGCGCCTGAAGGGAATGAGCAGGGGTGGCATGGGCCCAGGTGGCGCTGCTCCGGAGCAAGGGCAAAGGCAGCAGGACGGGGGCACAAAACCGGACCGGCAGCAAATGCAGCAGGACGAAAACAATACGTCCAGCCAGCAGCAAGTGCAGCAGGCTCCGCAGGATGGAAACAGCGCGCCTGGCGGGCAGCAAATGCCACAGAAGGGAAACAACATGTCCAACCAGCAGCCACCACAGGACGGGAGCAACATGCCCAATGGGCAGCCGCGTCAAGCTGGTAACAACGGTCCGCAAGGCTATGACCCAGAGGGTAAGGGTAATGGAAGACCGGGTCAAATGCCCGAAGGGGGCGGCGGTATGTTTGGTACCGGCCAGGCCGGTCCATTGCGCCTGTTCCAATCCGCGCTTTCCGGACAAATCAGCTGGCTGCTGCCCTTTGTAGCGTTCGCCTGCACAGGCTTGCTGGCAGGCTTGCGCCGGAGAAGAGAGCTTACGGACAAAGAAAAAGAGACATTGTTCTGGCTGGCCTGGTTAATCCCGGGAATGGTGTTTTTCAGCGTAGCGGGCTTTTTCCATCACTATTACATGATCATGCTTGCCCCACCTATTGCGGCGCTCGCCGGAGGAGGCTGGGTTGAGCTTTGGAACCACTATCGTGACCGGGCAGGCTGGAAAAAGTGGCTTTTACCGGCGGGTATTCTGGTGACAACAGCTTTTGAACTGTATATACTGCAGCCCTACCAAAAGCAAATCGGTGCAGGCTGGTCCATCGGCATCGGAGCCGCAGGCCTTGGACTGGCACTGGTCTTAGTCCTGGTATCCAAAAAACAAAAGCTGACGGCCATGGCCGGGATGCTGGTACTGCTGGTGGCGCCACTTTACTGGTCGGCTACGCCGCTTCTCTATGGCGACAACAGCCATCTGCCTCAAGCCGGCCCCAGCCAACAGGGCTTCGGCCAAAGACAGGGCAACGGTGGGAGGCAGGGTTTAAGTGTTAACGATAAATTACTTGAATATGTGACCAGGAATAATACGGGGGAAACTATCCTGTTTGCCACCACCGAGGCCTCCACGGCCGAGTCTTATATCATTGAAACCGGCAAAGCGGTCATAGCTATGGGGGGATATAGTGGTTCGGACCCCATTCTCACGGTCGAGAAGCTGCAGCAAATGGTGGCCAACAAGGAAGTGAAATACTTCTTGATTCCGTCGGGCTCCGGTTCCGGCGGCAGAGGCGGCTCGAACGAAGTGATGGAGTGGATCCGGGCCAACAGTACGGAGGTGCCAGGGGAAGATTGGCAAACAGGCTCTTCCCAGAGTAGTGGTCCTATGGGCAGGGGGAACGAAAACGTATTATATGAGGTAACTCTTTAA